The nucleotide window TACCATTAATGATGTCATCAAGGCCGATGATATGTTTACTACCTTAATGGGTGATAAAGTTGAACCTCGTCGAGAGTTCATCCAGAATCACGCGCTGGAAGTGAGTGCGTTAGATATTTAATAGATGTAACTGCTTAGATTAGCGGTTTACGGTTAAAAAAATCATGGTATTTCATCCTAACTTATAACTGTCAATCGTAAACCGTAAATATAAATAAGGGGGCATATGTAATACCTCCTTTGGACATAGTGTTCTGTCGTAACAGCCATAGGAAATACGCGTGGAAGATCAAAACAACAATCAGCTAAAAAACACCATCTCTATCGAGAGTGAAATGAAAAAGTCTTATCTTGACTACGCTATGAGCGTTATCATAGGTAGGGCTCTTCCCGACGTCAGGGACGGCTTAAAGCCGGTTCATCGGCGGGCATTGTTTGCCATGCGGGAGTTGAACAACTATCACAACCGACCGTACCTTAAATCTGCCCGTATTGTCGGTGATGTGATCGGTAAATATCACCCCCATGGTGATACAGCCGCCTATGACACTATCGTGCGCATGGCCCAGAGTTTTTCTTTGCGTTATCCGCTGGTGGATGGACAAGGCAACTTTGGGTCAGTTGACGGTGACTCTCCTGCAGCCATGCGTTACACCGAAGCGCGGATGACCAAATTAGATCAGGAAATTATCAGCGACTTGGAGAAAGAAACTGTTGATTTTGTTCCTAATTACGACAACAGCTTGAGTGAGCCGGTTGTCTTCCCGACTAAGGTACCGAATCTTTTGGTTAACGGATCGTCTGGTATTGCCGTGGGAATGGCCACCAATATACCACCCCACAATCTGACAGAGGTCATGGACGGTTTGATCGCCTTGATCGATAACCCGGATATTTCGATCAGGGAACTGATGGAAATCATCACTGGCCCTGATTTCCCCACAGGGGCCTTTATCTGCGGGAGATCAGGAATTCGCGAAGCGTATGAGACAGGTCGAGGTTCAATCATCCTGCGTTCTAAGACCCACATTGAAAAACAGGACAAGTCGAGCCGCGAAGCAATTATCATCGATGAAATTCCATATCAGCAGAATAAGGCGACGCTGGTTGAAAAAATAGCAATTTTAATCAAAGAAAAGAGGATTGAATCGATTTCGGCAGTGCGTGACGAGTCGGATCGCCAAGGGATGCGTATTGTCCTGGAGCTTAAAAAAGACGAAATTACCGACGTGGTCTTAAACCAACTCTATCAGATGACCCCGATGCAGAGAAGTTACGGGATTATCATGTTGAGTATCGTTAATAATAAGCCGGAAATATTGAATCTCAAGCAGATGCTTGAGTATTTCATTCTGCATCGGAAAACCATCGTCTATCGTCGTACCGCCTATGACTTAAAAAAAGCCGAGGAACGAGCGCATATTCTTGAGGGTTTGAAAATAGCTATCACTAACCTTGATGAAACAGTAGAAATAATTAAAAAATCTCCTAATCCAAGCGAGGCAAGCGCCGCCCTTATTGCACGATTTGGCCTTTCTGAAATTCAGGCAAAATCAATTCTTGAGATGCGCCTGCAGCGGTTAACCGGGTTGGAGCGCGATAAAATCATTGATGAATATAACGAACTTCTTGAAAAAATTCGGTACTATAAACAGATCATCAGTGATGAAACCTTGGTGAAATCGATTATCCGTAATGAGTTTATGGAGATCAAGGAACAGTACGGAGACGATCGGCGGACTGAGATCATTGAAGCGCCGGATGAAATACTCCCTGAGGATTTGATTATTCAGGAAGATATGGTGGTTACCGTCTCTCATAAGGGATATATCAAACGTAATCCGGTGGAGATGTATCGAGCCCAGAGACGTGGTGGCAAGGGAATCGCTGGTTCGTCCACCAACGAAGAAGATTTTATCTGTCATATGTTTCTGCCATCCACTCATGATACGTTTCTTTTCTTTACCAATCACGGCAAGGTGTTCTGGCGTAAGGTTTATCAGATACCACAGGCCAGTCGTACCGCCAGGGGTAAGGCAATCGTTAATTTCCTCGAATTGTCCGAGGAAGAAAAGGTAGCCGCAATTCTGCCGGTAAAGTCTTTTGATTGTGATGCCGGCGAGTGTTATATTATGATGGTAACAAAGCGTGGCATCGTAAAAAAGACACCGCTTAGTGAGTTTAATCGACCGATCAAACGTGGTAAGATTGCCCTTACTATCCGTGAAGATGATGAAATTATTTCTGCCGCGCTTACTAGTGGCAACGATGATATACTCCTGGTATCTCGAGACGGTAAAGCGGCACGCTTTAACGAGAAGGATGTCCGGCCTATGGGAAGGACTGCCAGCGGTGTGCGAGGGATTAATCTTGAGGATGAAAATATTGTGGTAGGGGTGGTGGTTATTTCATCTGACTCCTCAATCCTGACGGTAACAGAAAACGGCTATGGAAAACGCAGTTCAGCCGATGAGTACCCGACCAGAAAACGTGGAAGCAAAGGTGTTTTCGCCATTAAGACCAGCGAAAGAAATGGTAATGTAATCGGGGCGATGCAGGTAAGAGATAATGATGAGATCATGATGATAACTGACGGTGGCAAAATCATCAGGATTACCATGGAGCAGATGCGGGTAATTGGACGTAATACCCAAGGGGTACGGATGATCAATCTGGCGCCAGGAGAAAATGTAGTGGCCATGGATATGGTGGCTGAATCAGACTCCCAGGTTGACGACGAAGAGGAAAGTGAAGTTGGAGAAATTGATGAAGTTAAAGAAGGTAGCGAGGATGAAGAAGGTGACAATTGATTAACGATAAAAAACTGAGCATCTCCCTTCACAACACCCTAAGTATATGAAAGAAAAGGTCGTCGTTATCGGAGCGGGAAGTTGGGGAACAGCGCTAGCCCTTCTTCTTGCCCGCAATGGACATGATGTTACGCTGTGGGCCCATCGTCAAGAACATGTAGAGCAGATGGTTGCGCAGCGAGAAAATAAGGCGTATCTCCCTGGTTTTTCCTTACCGGAGAGCATCTCAATAACATCTGATCTTAAGCGTTCCTGCACTGGAGTTTCTTTGGTGGTTATGGTGGTGCCATCCCATGTTTATCGGACTGTATTTATTAATGTTAAACAGTATTTAAATCCTGGAATGATCGTTGTTTCTGCAACAAAGGGGATAGAGAATGATAGCCTAATGACCATGACTCAAATCATGAAAGAGGAATTTTTGTCTGGATCATATGCTGTGTTAAGCGGACCAAGTTTTGCCAAGGAAGTAGCGGCAGAGAAACCGACTGCCGTTACAGTCGCAGCAACAGAAAATAGAGTTGCCTCTCAAGTTCAGAAAATTTTCTTTGCCGAAACCTTCAGGGTTTATACCACCACCGATGTTATTGGTGTTGAGCTTGGTGGTCCTCTGAAAAATATTGTGGCTATCGCTGCGGGCATCTGTGATGGCCTTGGATATGGCACTAACACCAGGGCCGCTCTGATTACCAGGGGGCTTGCTGAAATCACACGGCTCGCCGTGACCATGGGAGCAAATCCACTGACCATGGCTGGATTGGCAGGTCTCGGCGACTTGGTTTTGACCTGCACAGGCGATTTGTCCAGAAATCGTTCTGTAGGTTTAAAGCTTGGCCAGGGGATGACGATTGAGGAAATTCAACAAGAGATGCGGATGGTGGCTGAAGGGGTAAAAACAACACGATCTGCCTGGAACTTGGCCAAAAAAATGTGCGTGGATATGCCAATTTTGGAGCAAGTCTATCAGGTATTATATGAGGGGAAAAAATGTCAAGAGGCTGTTTACTCCTTACTGCATCGGGATCAGAAAGAAGAAGTTGTTTTATCGATGTACGCTAACGCTTAGTAAAGTCTTATATTTTTAATGTCTTATAATAATTCACTCTCTTTTTCTAGTAACTCTTCTTCTATCACTCAGAAGAAGCAATCTTCAAATTTACCTGCCCTTTTTTCTGGACGTAACATATCAATCCTGATCCGCTCCACCAACTGGATAGGCGATGCTATTATGACCTTGCCTGCGATCCAGTCAATCCGCAAAAATTTCCCGACAGCGACAATTAACGTATTGGCCCATCCTTGGGTTGCGGATATTTTTTCAGCAAATCCCAATGTTGACAAGGTCATTATTTATCATAAAAAAGGGAAGCATGCTGGTTTAGTTGGGATGTGGAAGTTGTCCCAAGAGTTAGCTAAGGAACGTTTTGATCTTGCCATTTTGCTTCAGAATGCTTTTGAGGCGGCACTCCTGACTCGTTTGGCCGGAATACCTGTCATTGCCGGCTTTAATAGAGACGCCAGGGGATTATTGCTGACTCACTCTGTGCTTATTACACAAGAGATTAGAAGCCGGCACCAAGTGTATTATTATCAGTATCTTCTTGCCTGTCTTGGTCTGGATTGTGCTGAAAGTAAGCTCAAACTGTGGCTCTCGGAAGAAGATACCCAGTGGGCGGAAGAGTATGTAGGGATGAATCCTGGTCCTATTTTCGGTCTTAATCCTGGCGCAGCCTATGGACCGGCTAAGTGTTGGCCTGTCGAGCGATATGGTGAGGTGGCCCGCAGATTGTTAACTCAATTTGGCGGCACGGCGTATGTCTTTGGGACAGCCGCAGACAACAAGGCAGCCGAGACAATTTCTGCAATAGCTGGGGATCAAGTGATCGATCTTACAGGAAAAACATCTCTTTCTCGCGCCATGGCCCTTATTGGGAAATGTGATGCCTTCATAACCAATGACTCCGGTTTGATGCATGTGGCAGCGGCCCAAAACACACCGCTGGTGGCTATCTTTGGCTCGACCGATGCTGTGGCGACAGGACCATTTTCAGAGCGTGCGGTGGTGGTTTCAAAATCACTGTCATGCAGTCCTTGTTTTAAGACTCATTGCCCCTTTAATTTTGAGTGTATGACTGCGATTAATGTAGATGATGTTGAGGGGGCTGTTTCTGCTATTATCTCATCCAAAAATTAACTAACCACGGTTTGAGGAATTAATAAGATCATATATGATAATCAACAAGAAAGAGGCATTTCATATACCGGGATTTTCCTCAAAAATATGCGAAGAAGAGCATCTTGAGCGCTACACTTTCGCGTCAGGGTTTGTGCGTGGGAAAATGGTTTTAGATATAGCCTGCGGAGTAGGCTATGGTTCAGAAATTATGGCTAGAAGCGGCGCATCCTACGTTTTGGGGTGTGACATAATGCAGGAGAATATTGTTTTCGCACAAAATAATTACAACAATCCTAATCTTAAATTCAAACAAAAAGATGCAACAAAATCGATCAATGAAGGACAATTCGATATTGTTGTTTCTTTTGAAACGATTGAACATGTCGAAAATTATTCTGGAGTTATCAAGTCGTTATATGAATCGTTGAGGGTTGGTGGACATCTAATAATTTCTTCACCCAACCGTAAAATTACAGACCCATATCTGCAATTGTTAGCGAGACCATCTTTTGAGTTTCATTTTAGGGAATTTAAAAGAGAAGAGTTCTATTTAATGCTCGAATTTTGTGGTTTTAAATCAATTAAGCAATATGGACAACGGCATCAGTTTTATTTCCATTCTCCCTTCCTTGAGAAACATTTCAAACGGCTTTTTAAGCCATCGAAACATTCATCACCAGTGGTAACTCCGATTTTAGCTAATAGAGAACCCGAGTATTTTGTTTTTGTGGCGGAAAAATAGAGATTAACCGTCAGATAACTTGCTGCATCACTGTTAAGACCTTGGATTTTCCTCAGCCATGAATTTAATAAATAGGGCGATGTCTATAAGCCCCTTACCTGTATCTATTGCTATTATTACCAAGAATGAGGAGGAGCTGCTGCCGGAATGTTTGGCAAGTGTTTCTTTTGCCTCTGAGGTAATTGTTGTTGATTGCGGAAGTACCGATAAAACGGTAGAAATTGCCAATAAATATGGTGCGATAGTTTTTGTTGAGTCTTGGCAGGGATATGGTCGGCAAAAGCAATTGGCCATTGATCGCTGTAATGAACCTTGGGTATTAGTTCTTGATGCAGATGAGCGCGTAACCACTGAATTGGCACAGGAAATTAAAGATATAATCACAAAACAAAACTTGTTTGCCGCATACAGCATACCAAGGAAAAATATTTTTTGTGGGAAGTGGCTCAGGTATGGTGGATGGTGGCCAGACAGGGTAGTTCGTTTATTCAAACGCGATTCGGCTCGCATGTCCGATCGTTTGGTGCATGAGTCTTTGATAGTTGATGGAGTAATAACAGCGCTTCAATCCCCGTTGCTTCATTTTACCAATCGTAACCTTACCCAAACATTGGAGAAGATAAATAGTTATTCTTCAGCTGGAGCAGAGGAACTTTGCAAAAAAGGATCAAGAGCCTCGGTTGGGATAGCGATAAGCCATATGGTTTGGGCTTTTTGGGGTAATTACGTATTTCGTTTAGGAGTACTTGATGGGGCTCATGGCCTAGTTCAAGCAATGACCAATGCAACCAATACCTTGTTTAAATATCTCAAACTTTGGGAGATGCGGCAGGGAAAACGAAAAGGGTATCGTGGTGGTCGCTCTTCAGAGGATGAATGATTGAATATCCTCATTGTTAAAACAAGCGCCATTGGAGATGTTATTCATACCTTGCCAGCTCTTAATTGTTTGCGTCTGCACTACCCTGAAGCCCGTATCGATTGGTTAGTGGAAGAGGCGGCATCTGAGGCTGTATTAGGGAGTTGTGCCTTAACCAGGGTGCTTATTTCTCCTCGAAAGAAGTGGTTAAAGCTTTTGAGGTCCGGTCGGTTGGTAGCCGCGTGGCTAGGTTTTCGAGAATTTATAAGGGAATTGAGGTCTACTGAATACGATTTACTTATTGATTTCCAAGGATTGTTGAAAAGTGGAATTTTTGTTTCTTTGGCCAGGGCAAAACGAAAGGTCGGTTTCGGAAAAGGGATGGAGCACGCAGAAGGAAGTTGGTTTTTCTTAAATGAACCTATTCCTCCGGTAGATATGAATCAACATGCCTTAAAGAGGGAACTTCTTCTTCTTGAGGGCATTGGTTTACAATGTAAAGATATAGTTTTTCATTTCCCTGTGGGAGACGAGCATCGCCATCAGCTGGAAGTTTTGCTCAAGGAAAATAGTGTTGATGTGGCGCAGCCACTAGTCATTATTAATCCCATGACGACCTGGCCGACAAAGCATTGGTATAGCGATCGATTTGCTCAGGTTTCTGATTATTTACAGACACTTGGTGTAACTGTGGTATTTACGGGCGGGCCAGATGATGTATTCGGTATAAGCGAAATTATGAAATCTATGCATAGTCAAGGGATCAACTTGGCAGGTAAGACCAGTCTCAAAACATTGGCCGCCCTTTATGAAAGGGCAGCTTTGTTGATCACTACAGATACCGGTCCAATGCACATTGCCGCAGCAGTTGGCCTTCCGGTCGTTGCTCTTTTTGGCCCAACCGCCCCGTGGCGCACA belongs to Desulfobulbaceae bacterium and includes:
- a CDS encoding glycosyltransferase family 2 protein, yielding MNLINRAMSISPLPVSIAIITKNEEELLPECLASVSFASEVIVVDCGSTDKTVEIANKYGAIVFVESWQGYGRQKQLAIDRCNEPWVLVLDADERVTTELAQEIKDIITKQNLFAAYSIPRKNIFCGKWLRYGGWWPDRVVRLFKRDSARMSDRLVHESLIVDGVITALQSPLLHFTNRNLTQTLEKINSYSSAGAEELCKKGSRASVGIAISHMVWAFWGNYVFRLGVLDGAHGLVQAMTNATNTLFKYLKLWEMRQGKRKGYRGGRSSEDE
- the gyrA gene encoding DNA gyrase subunit A, with the translated sequence MRVEDQNNNQLKNTISIESEMKKSYLDYAMSVIIGRALPDVRDGLKPVHRRALFAMRELNNYHNRPYLKSARIVGDVIGKYHPHGDTAAYDTIVRMAQSFSLRYPLVDGQGNFGSVDGDSPAAMRYTEARMTKLDQEIISDLEKETVDFVPNYDNSLSEPVVFPTKVPNLLVNGSSGIAVGMATNIPPHNLTEVMDGLIALIDNPDISIRELMEIITGPDFPTGAFICGRSGIREAYETGRGSIILRSKTHIEKQDKSSREAIIIDEIPYQQNKATLVEKIAILIKEKRIESISAVRDESDRQGMRIVLELKKDEITDVVLNQLYQMTPMQRSYGIIMLSIVNNKPEILNLKQMLEYFILHRKTIVYRRTAYDLKKAEERAHILEGLKIAITNLDETVEIIKKSPNPSEASAALIARFGLSEIQAKSILEMRLQRLTGLERDKIIDEYNELLEKIRYYKQIISDETLVKSIIRNEFMEIKEQYGDDRRTEIIEAPDEILPEDLIIQEDMVVTVSHKGYIKRNPVEMYRAQRRGGKGIAGSSTNEEDFICHMFLPSTHDTFLFFTNHGKVFWRKVYQIPQASRTARGKAIVNFLELSEEEKVAAILPVKSFDCDAGECYIMMVTKRGIVKKTPLSEFNRPIKRGKIALTIREDDEIISAALTSGNDDILLVSRDGKAARFNEKDVRPMGRTASGVRGINLEDENIVVGVVVISSDSSILTVTENGYGKRSSADEYPTRKRGSKGVFAIKTSERNGNVIGAMQVRDNDEIMMITDGGKIIRITMEQMRVIGRNTQGVRMINLAPGENVVAMDMVAESDSQVDDEEESEVGEIDEVKEGSEDEEGDN
- a CDS encoding glycosyltransferase family 9 protein, which encodes MNILIVKTSAIGDVIHTLPALNCLRLHYPEARIDWLVEEAASEAVLGSCALTRVLISPRKKWLKLLRSGRLVAAWLGFREFIRELRSTEYDLLIDFQGLLKSGIFVSLARAKRKVGFGKGMEHAEGSWFFLNEPIPPVDMNQHALKRELLLLEGIGLQCKDIVFHFPVGDEHRHQLEVLLKENSVDVAQPLVIINPMTTWPTKHWYSDRFAQVSDYLQTLGVTVVFTGGPDDVFGISEIMKSMHSQGINLAGKTSLKTLAALYERAALLITTDTGPMHIAAAVGLPVVALFGPTAPWRTGPWGDDHHVLRVELGCSPCLKKKCSYNHECMDKLGVDQVLAAVRTVLGAGH
- the waaF gene encoding lipopolysaccharide heptosyltransferase II, yielding MSYNNSLSFSSNSSSITQKKQSSNLPALFSGRNISILIRSTNWIGDAIMTLPAIQSIRKNFPTATINVLAHPWVADIFSANPNVDKVIIYHKKGKHAGLVGMWKLSQELAKERFDLAILLQNAFEAALLTRLAGIPVIAGFNRDARGLLLTHSVLITQEIRSRHQVYYYQYLLACLGLDCAESKLKLWLSEEDTQWAEEYVGMNPGPIFGLNPGAAYGPAKCWPVERYGEVARRLLTQFGGTAYVFGTAADNKAAETISAIAGDQVIDLTGKTSLSRAMALIGKCDAFITNDSGLMHVAAAQNTPLVAIFGSTDAVATGPFSERAVVVSKSLSCSPCFKTHCPFNFECMTAINVDDVEGAVSAIISSKN
- a CDS encoding NAD(P)H-dependent glycerol-3-phosphate dehydrogenase; this translates as MKEKVVVIGAGSWGTALALLLARNGHDVTLWAHRQEHVEQMVAQRENKAYLPGFSLPESISITSDLKRSCTGVSLVVMVVPSHVYRTVFINVKQYLNPGMIVVSATKGIENDSLMTMTQIMKEEFLSGSYAVLSGPSFAKEVAAEKPTAVTVAATENRVASQVQKIFFAETFRVYTTTDVIGVELGGPLKNIVAIAAGICDGLGYGTNTRAALITRGLAEITRLAVTMGANPLTMAGLAGLGDLVLTCTGDLSRNRSVGLKLGQGMTIEEIQQEMRMVAEGVKTTRSAWNLAKKMCVDMPILEQVYQVLYEGKKCQEAVYSLLHRDQKEEVVLSMYANA
- a CDS encoding methyltransferase domain-containing protein, with the translated sequence MIINKKEAFHIPGFSSKICEEEHLERYTFASGFVRGKMVLDIACGVGYGSEIMARSGASYVLGCDIMQENIVFAQNNYNNPNLKFKQKDATKSINEGQFDIVVSFETIEHVENYSGVIKSLYESLRVGGHLIISSPNRKITDPYLQLLARPSFEFHFREFKREEFYLMLEFCGFKSIKQYGQRHQFYFHSPFLEKHFKRLFKPSKHSSPVVTPILANREPEYFVFVAEK